The Sparus aurata chromosome 10, fSpaAur1.1, whole genome shotgun sequence genome includes the window ccacttttacgtagatcccagtggagagcatgcactgtgataggtttccttctttgacaaacacagctcgtgtccaatagtattttagaaaaaaaaaaaaaaagagcagacctgaaagtaacgagtacttttcagccttcctagaaattaacttgagtaaaagtaaaaatatttgtcttggaaatgtattcaagtaagagtaataagtaccaaagaaatctaatactcaagtaaagtacaaatcctctggatatgaacttaagtacagtactcaagtaaatttactctgctactgtccaccactggacTTCACTACTATACAGCGCAATGAGCTGGACGTTTTTACACTGTCGTGTTTTTTCTTACATCTCTATgtacaacaggaatttatttattcattaaaaacacaaaaaaggggCGGGGACTCAATCACCCCTTTGGCCcgatgtgtgcacgtgcctgctgtagtgctataaaacatgacacaccttCAGTACCAAACTAATAAATGAGTTTCAATGGATCATTTGTGTGGACTTTGTCCtgtacagctgctgcaacaggccataaaactgaggacagtgtgactgcaCAGTCTTCTACACTCaacacaaatatcaacacaacacaacactaaacacatttttatctaGTTCAACTCAAagatttcagactttttatgcacaatgtgtgttagtgagctcactctattgcactattctcaccccggaagctcaaccctgcctaacgctgcctggttgacttcctgtataggACTGCAGAGTGTGAATTCTGTGCTGAGctggcaccatgtaattgcatcctcttactttgttcatttgcactaaattgtcctctctttttgttgtactgttgtagttatgtgtggtgtccttgagtgctttgaaaggcgccttcaaataaaatgcattattattattatgacgttggaccgaggtgacgatcagatcagagggaggaaggttatcttaccgtgcacgaggatcacaaacaccacaaacatcttcatcttcctgtcacaactacaacaagcacaaagtcctctttactgagcttcacttcagaaacacatggaggacatcagttcacagccagtcgtcactttgctgctgctgaccgtccactgacaccaggactgaactcaactttcactttgagctgtttccagtaagTCACATGTTAGACGCTGCTTCCTGTGACGCCCACAGCTGTGgttcactgtgtttctgtcctcgtCTCTTGTCTTAGTTCTTTATTTTTGGATGTCACCACAGTAACACAGCCTCGATAAACAAGTGTCATGATGGCTGTGCTGACTGTCCTGCAGTTGTCTCAGGTGTCTCTATTAGAGATACGTGTCTGTGAGCTACAGCAACATAGAcaggtgtttgagaaggtttgACACGAGTGATGTGATGGAACAATATTAGTTAAACTCTTGTGTGACATTTCTATAACcccgtgtgtttgtatgtgaaaggagaagtgGTTAAATGAATACCACATCCTGTCTCAGGAGTTgttgcagtctgtttcctgtatGATGCATATATTGTTTAACCTGCATGTAACCACTAACAATAGTTGAAACGAACACCACCTGTCATTGAGAATGTGACATGAGAAACATGAACTAAGAATGTTTGTTCCTCAACAGTGACTGTTACGCGATCACTGGGTGTGACCTGTGAAGACGATGctataaatgttgctgtttaatATGATTCTGTGGAGATCTGCAGAGACAGCCTTACAACCTGTTACTTTGTATGATTGCTCCCCTTGCTGCAAGTAAAAGATTATTGATCAAAGGAACTCTCTTTGGTGATTCTTTCTCTCTGAAGGTTAAGAGTTAAAACTGTGTTACTGGAGCGCACATTTTTCTGACAGTATGTAGCACTCTGCAGGTTGCAGGTGACTAGAGAGTCTGCTAGTGATACAGTCAGTGCTGTATGGACTCTACCAGCCTAGTTAATGTGGTCAGTCAGGGACGTAGTGCAGgaaaccagactgatagctgagtttataacactgagactgtcaccttctctcgtcactctctcactgaatactaaagtatattcagcacttttcagatcatttgtatgaatataagagttgtttttaatctgattgttcatcaaataaataaattttaaaaagtgctgattcagctctgaggcagcatgtcatctgtaaagtaactaaaacagtgttttaaataaatgtagtggagtaaaaagtacatatttgcagaaatggaaatactcaagtaaagtacaactACCTCAGAAGTGTATTTAGTGCAGTTCTGAAAACTAAACCTGGGCAgagctcatgtcgccctctggtggttgtttatgagaacatcagtgatgaactctgatcgtctgacaggaatcttttaatataaagtgctaagtgtttacattcagatgtttctcagagttttaaagtcagtttttaAAGAATGATTTTCCTCGCTGGCTTCAGATGAACTGACGACCTGTTAGAGGctcaaactgataaaatatcacagaataacaGGAGAAGTAAATAAGAATCCACCTAATATTTGCTTTAAAGaggcttcagtgtttgtttctgtttcagcttTATTTATCTATCAGTTATGATTCCAGGAACAAGTCCAGTTATTTTAGGCAGAAACACTCAGAATTTAATAAACAACAGCTGAAGTCAATATGTTACAGTACAACTATGATTATGAGGCCTCAAACATTCCACTGCAGTCTGTTAGGTCCCGTAGTTAAAGTCTCCTGAGTCCTCAGAATGTTTTCTGGTTCAGTTGTTTCCAATGAGCAGGGAGCAGAATGTGGAGGAATGGCCAACACTGCTGATCCCCCCTCAGTGTTTGTGACCACAGTCAGCAGCAACTGTGACCTCAGAACATTCGTCTGTAAAACTGCCAGAGCATCAAAATCtaaaagaagaataagaaaagtCCGACACTTCAGCTGGACTTGAGTCCGTCCTCCGCTgccttctccacctcctggtGGCTCttcatgtgtgtcttcagaCAGTGGCTCTGAGTGAAGGCTCTCTCACAGACGGTGCACTCGTAAGGTCTCTCTCCGCTGTGCGTCCTCATGTGGACCGTCAGATATGTCTTGCGAGCACAAGCTTTCCCACAAACTCCGCAGACGTACGATTTGACGCCCGTGTGGATTTTCATGTGTGCGGTGAGGTTGCTCATGCGTTTGAAGTGCAGGCCGCACTCTGAGCACTGGTACGGCCTCTCCCCGGCGTGGACGATCATGTGTCTGTTTAGAGATTCTTTAGATGACAGCCCCTTGCCGCACTCGGTGCAGGTGATCGTCACCTTGGTGTGCGTCTTCAGGTGAACCTTCAGCTCACCTATCGTGTAGAACGTTTTGCAGCAAACGTCACAGAGAAACGCTTTGTCTCGCTCTGAGTGAATTTTCTTGTGCAGTTTCAGTTTTGCAGAAGTTCCAAAATGCTTCCCACAATAGTCCAGCAGATTAGTGAGATAGtcgttcactttgtgatacaagcatcaaacttggcacaaatattctttgggaaccactttttccaaaaagcctGTTAGCCACAcaaaaaatccaatatggccgccaatTCCCAAAACAGCCGCCGTTGAAAGCCATTAGACTTGGTATTTGACCTGGATTGAGATTGGATAATCACATTTTGATGATcttgatatttatatataggtTGAAGGATATGAGCTTTTCAACTCTtcgataaaaagtcaaaaaatgtgttaaattgtgaAGATAGACGGCAATGAATGGCAAAAATAATGCCTTTTTGTACAAATTTTCGTTAGTTTAGTTAattgttttctcactgtttttggtattttgtttgtttgtttgttttgttacatttgatacattttatatcagtagaatatttaaaatgaatgggaaatgatcactggtttgaactGAACTATACCAGGACACACCTCCCAGGTTAAGtaagtgcatgtttttctttattcattgtgttttctttttttttgtatagatttttttaaatttcaataGAACAGTGAGGTTTGACAGAAGGACAGCTGTGGTGATAATTTGCACTGTTCCTTCTCAGCGTTTCCTCAATGCCCCCTCCATCATCAAACCAGGACATGTCTAAGCTGACTGGCAACTGGTTGACTTCTTGAAAGAGTGGAATGTTAGTGGCAATCATTGAATAACCATTGCTCTCAGGACTACATGGATAATGAGTTGGAGGAGATTTCaactcttcctttaaatctgtctgacaaagacaacactttCTCAAGTCAGTTTGAGATGCAGAACTCAGTGGATAAGAAGCAGCCATTATGTGTAATAGTTGAGACCGAGGGGCTTTCCTTTT containing:
- the LOC115590369 gene encoding zinc finger protein 239-like yields the protein MHSNSEEGAKPPVRPEVGCELKVHLKTHTKVTITCTECGKGLSSKESLNRHMIVHAGERPYQCSECGLHFKRMSNLTAHMKIHTGVKSYVCGVCGKACARKTYLTVHMRTHSGERPYECTVCERAFTQSHCLKTHMKSHQEVEKAAEDGLKSS